The proteins below come from a single Dermacentor albipictus isolate Rhodes 1998 colony chromosome 7, USDA_Dalb.pri_finalv2, whole genome shotgun sequence genomic window:
- the LOC139048164 gene encoding piggyBac transposable element-derived protein 4-like, whose protein sequence is MASSGGDTCIAGPSSRKRRFSSSSSSSDDGDSDTDVYIVSGSEDDSDDVVLSSSSDEEDDCSEANFASARQWMKIDVTNIPTRPPRFPFLAVPGKTFTISSPGDLLEYIQRFLDDELISMVVEETNRNAAEKVKGCGPCEHSRVKKWVPVTEEEMWVFLGLLLLQGIVQKPRQDWYWSRNKLLFTPIFGEVMSGNRFQLLMRMLHFADNSSISDLSSHPQPKLHKIWPFLVRLLKNYRSAYVPERDISIDESLMLYKGRLGWVQYIPLKRARFGLKFFMLCEASSGYVWDVIIYTGKGTNLGTPANVDPTSPMGTKVVMKLLEPLLGKGYCLTVDNFYTSPELVDLLLLNRTDVYGTVRANRKDMPPEFRTQKLKKGEIQAYQRGKCVALQWRDKKVVTVLSTVHSANMETFKDSKGRDVTKPSIVRDYNHTMGGVDKSDQMLANYPVPRKRQKIYYKKIFRHLLDELTFNSFVLYQKEGGKMNHLDFRLALIEAIFNRYLDPARKIKRGRPSGVLDPIRLQERHFPAYISPTENKATPTRKCFICCKKQGDKGRKIRKETRFWCKSCNKPLCVIPCFEIYHTVPMLPR, encoded by the coding sequence ATGGCATCCAGTGGAGGCGACACGTGTATTGCTGGCCCGTCTTCTCGGAAACGGCGCttttcttcgtcgtcatcttcgtcagacGATGGTGATTCAGACACTGATGTGTACATTGTTTCAGGGAGCGAGGATGACAGTGATGATGTTGTACTCAGCAGCTCTTCTGATGAAGAAGATGATTGCTCGGAAGCGAACTTTGCGAGCGCGCGTCAGTGGATGAAGATCGACGTCACGAACATTCCTACACGACCTCCTCGGTTTCCTTTTCTGGCAGTTCCCGGTAAGACGTTCACTATAAGCTCGCCTGGTGACTTGCTTGAATATATTCAGCGTTTCCTCGATGATGAACTCATTTCAATGGTGGTCGAAGAAACTAACCGCAATGCTGCTGAGAAGGTGAAGGGCTGCGGTCCGTGTGAGCATAGCCGCGTCAAAAAATGGGTGCCGGTGACTGAGGAGGAGATGTGGGTGTTTCTTGGTCTCTTGCTGTTGCAAGGAATTGTGCAGAAGCCACGACAGGATTGGTATTGGTCCAGGAACAAGCTCTTATTCACACCTATTTTCGGAGAGGTGATGAGTGGCAACCGGTTTCAGCTCCTGATGCGGATGCTGCACTTTGCTGATAATTCCAGTATCAGCGACCTTAGCAGTCACCCGCAGCCGAAGCTGCACAAGATATGGCCGTTTCTGGTTCGGTTGTTGAAGAACTATCGCTCAGCCTACGTACCGGAGCGAGACATATCCATTGATGAAAGCCTTATGCTCTACAAAGGAAGGCTTGGCTGGGTACAGTACATTCCCCTCAAGAGAGCCAGATTTGGCCTGAAATTTTTCATGCTTTGTGAGGCGTCATCGGGGTACGTGTGGGATGTTATCATCTACACAGGAAAAGGCACCAACCTCGGCACACCAGCAAATGTCGACCCTACGTCTCCAATGGGAACGAAAGTGGTGATGAAGCTTCTGGAGCCCTTGCTAGGCAAAGGCTACTGCCTGACCGTAGATAATTTTTATACGTCACCAGAGCTCGTCGACCTCCTCCTCCTGAACCGCACAGATGTCTATGGCACAGTCAGAGCAAATAGAAAAGACATGCCTCCCGAATTCCGCACACAGAAGCTGAAAAAGGGAGAGATCCAAGCTTACCAGCGCGGTAAGTGTGTCGCCCTCCAATGGCGCGACAAAAAAGTAGTGACTGTCCTGAGCACTGTGCACAGCGCAAACATGGAGACGTTCAAAGACTCGAAAGGGAGGGACGTGACAAAGCCAAGCATCGTGCGGGACTACAACCACACAATGGGCGGTGTCGACAAGTCAGACCAGATGCTGGCGAACTACCCTGTCCCCAGAAAACGGCAGAAAATATATTACAAGAAGATTTTTCGCCACTTGCTTGATGAGTTGACATTTAACTCCTTTGTTTTGTATCAAAAGGAAGGAGGGAAGATGAACCACCTCGACTTCCGCCTCGCCCTTATTGAAGCAATCTTCAATAGGTACCTCGACCCCGCGCGAAAGATAAAGCGTGGCCGGCCTTCTGGCGTACTTGATCCCATACGACTCCAAGAGAGGCACTTTCCAGCTTACATCTCTCCAACCGAAAACAAGGCAACTCCAACCAGGAAATGCTTCATTTGCTGCAAAAAGCAAGGAGACAAAGGCCGGAAAATTAGGAAGGAAACACGATTTTGGTGCAAGAGCTGCAACAAACCGCTATGCGTGATCCCTTGTTTTGAGATTTACCACACCGTCCCAATGCTTCCTCGGTGA